From the Oleiphilus messinensis genome, one window contains:
- a CDS encoding DUF4426 domain-containing protein → MKMRLDASNVAIYLATLLCAILLAWPPATQAEQKEIFDGYEVHYNAFNSTFLSPEVAKQYGIIRSKSLALLNVSVLKLPDQSGGTPLPVAASVKGTITNNVQQQREIDFTRITEGQAVYYLGQFQFSENDLLVFNLDATPDGSTRPLKLRFSQSFFAQ, encoded by the coding sequence ATGAAGATGCGACTGGACGCCTCTAATGTGGCCATTTATCTGGCCACCCTGCTGTGTGCGATACTGCTCGCCTGGCCACCCGCCACCCAGGCAGAACAGAAGGAAATCTTCGACGGTTATGAAGTGCATTACAATGCCTTCAACAGCACATTCCTGAGTCCGGAAGTCGCAAAACAATACGGTATCATTCGCAGTAAGTCCCTGGCACTGTTAAATGTTTCCGTACTCAAACTCCCAGACCAGAGTGGTGGAACACCGCTCCCCGTTGCCGCGTCAGTCAAAGGCACCATCACTAATAATGTTCAGCAACAGCGGGAAATCGACTTTACCCGGATCACGGAAGGTCAAGCAGTCTACTATCTGGGCCAGTTTCAGTTCTCTGAAAATGACCTGCTCGTATTTAATCTCGACGCGACACCGGATGGCTCCACAAGGCCATTAAAACTGAGATTCAGCCAAAGCTTTTTCGCCCAGTAA
- the metW gene encoding methionine biosynthesis protein MetW → MRPDLDIIQEWIAPSTHILDVGCGDGTLLRYLQEHKSVSGYGLEINPSLISHCIRNGVNVIEQDVDSKGLSNFQDDSFDAVVMTQALQAVRQPDIMLEEMLRLGRECIITFPNFGHWTCRYYLAGKGKMPMSKTLPYTWYNTPNIHLCTFKDFETLCYKKNIRILNRTVVDREHRHRWFNKMWPNLLGEIAIYRVTRSLR, encoded by the coding sequence ATGAGACCCGATCTGGATATTATTCAGGAATGGATCGCTCCCTCCACCCACATCCTGGATGTGGGTTGCGGAGATGGTACCCTGCTCCGCTATTTGCAAGAGCACAAATCGGTTTCCGGCTACGGCCTGGAAATCAACCCCAGCCTGATCAGCCATTGTATTCGCAACGGGGTGAATGTCATCGAGCAGGATGTCGATTCCAAGGGCTTGAGTAACTTTCAGGATGACAGTTTTGACGCAGTCGTAATGACCCAGGCGCTACAAGCTGTCCGACAGCCGGATATCATGCTGGAAGAAATGCTTCGCCTTGGACGTGAATGCATCATCACATTTCCAAATTTTGGCCATTGGACTTGTCGCTATTACCTGGCCGGTAAAGGCAAAATGCCCATGTCCAAGACCCTGCCCTATACATGGTACAATACACCAAACATCCATTTATGTACGTTTAAAGATTTCGAAACGCTGTGCTACAAAAAGAACATTCGAATTTTAAATCGGACGGTGGTCGATCGAGAGCACCGACATCGCTGGTTCAACAAAATGTGGCCAAACTTGTTGGGCGAAATCGCGATCTATCGCGTCACGCGCTCACTGCGCTAA
- the metX gene encoding homoserine O-succinyltransferase MetX translates to MPATIPADSVGIVTPTTLHFDDPLQLQSGKQLDQYDLVVETYGTLNAKANNAILICHALSGHHHAAGYHSKADRKPGWWDSCIGPGKPIDTNRFYVVSLNNLGGCHGSTGPTSINPATGKPYGPDFPIITVPDWVNSQARLADRLGIKCWAAIVGGSLGGMQALQWAIDYPERVENAVVIASTPKLTAQNIAFNEVARKAITSDPDFCEGRYYDFEKIPKRGLMLARMVGHITYLSDASMGEKFGRELRDKAPKFNFDVEFEVESYLHYQGERFSESFDANTYLLMTRALDYFDPAREYNDQLEVAFKKATCQFLVVSFSTDWRFSPERSELLVDSLIKAGKRVSYAEIEAPHGHDAFLIPTPRYVEVFNAYMDRIADQLDIDPGNGSLQAGLGAEGGTA, encoded by the coding sequence ATGCCAGCGACCATTCCTGCCGATTCTGTCGGTATTGTGACACCCACAACTCTTCACTTTGATGATCCACTGCAGCTACAAAGTGGCAAGCAACTTGATCAATACGATCTGGTGGTTGAAACATATGGAACTTTGAATGCCAAAGCCAACAATGCCATATTGATTTGTCACGCGTTGAGTGGCCATCATCATGCTGCCGGCTACCATAGCAAAGCGGATCGTAAACCCGGCTGGTGGGACTCGTGTATTGGCCCGGGCAAACCCATTGACACCAATCGTTTTTACGTTGTCAGTTTGAATAACCTCGGGGGCTGTCACGGATCTACCGGCCCGACCAGTATCAACCCCGCTACGGGAAAACCTTACGGACCTGACTTCCCGATCATCACCGTACCGGATTGGGTCAATAGTCAGGCACGCCTGGCTGACCGTCTGGGCATAAAATGCTGGGCTGCCATTGTGGGAGGGAGTTTGGGCGGTATGCAAGCATTGCAGTGGGCCATCGATTATCCTGAACGGGTTGAGAATGCGGTTGTCATCGCATCAACACCCAAGCTTACTGCGCAAAACATCGCCTTCAACGAAGTCGCTCGCAAAGCCATCACCTCCGACCCCGATTTCTGCGAGGGGCGCTATTATGACTTCGAAAAAATTCCCAAGCGGGGGCTCATGCTGGCCCGAATGGTGGGTCATATTACCTACCTTTCTGACGCGTCCATGGGGGAAAAATTCGGTCGTGAATTGAGGGACAAGGCCCCAAAATTCAATTTTGACGTGGAGTTTGAAGTCGAAAGTTATCTGCATTATCAGGGCGAGCGCTTCTCGGAAAGTTTTGACGCCAACACCTATTTGCTCATGACACGGGCTTTGGACTATTTTGATCCTGCCCGTGAATACAATGATCAACTGGAAGTCGCGTTCAAAAAAGCAACCTGCCAATTTCTGGTTGTATCTTTCAGTACAGACTGGCGCTTCTCACCGGAACGCTCGGAACTGCTCGTGGACTCACTAATCAAAGCCGGTAAGCGCGTGAGCTATGCTGAGATCGAAGCACCACATGGTCATGATGCCTTTTTGATCCCGACACCCCGGTATGTTGAAGTGTTTAACGCGTATATGGATCGGATTGCCGATCAACTCGATATTGATCCTGGCAACGGTTCACTACAAGCAGGCTTGGGAGCCGAGGGAGGTACAGCATGA
- a CDS encoding dynamin family protein — protein sequence MSKSSLTTHVEAYQKWKNLLITEIARYQNWLQANGLFSDDISTRLKRGFQLLREDELTIAFVGEYSRGKTELINALFFSGFGQRMLPSQAGRTTMCPTELFYDRKQNRNYIQLLPIETRASEATLANLKKQPERWHTIDLSLDSPQSMRAALDQVAHTKTVTVAEARALGFHDSMLDHDHKQPGRVIIPAWRHALISLKDPLLEQGLRILDTPGLNALGSEPELTVSMLPSAHAILFLLSADTGVTASDMTIWKEFIDTENADHRAGRFAVLNKIDVLWDDLQGDEYTAKSIKNVRTYTAEHLGMIADDVIPVSAKQGLIAKVKSDNALLARSALPELEHLISQKILEQKERLITQTLVNDLLGMLQNSEAILNSRLEFMAEQHQSSLEKGVSKEIITSLTEKTQTDYDFYYKKLITLRSSRRLMKSQGDILSELVCAERFESHLEKTKEMLQSSWTTIGMNRAMTGLFDLIEHDFANLMSEVSLADKMVSSIYKRYTEDTRAKHLHPVPFNIRRAMRDFRQLKNKAEQFRRNPKTIMTEQTLVIKRFFNTLVSELRNIYDRVNKEAVRWPEEALLPIMQYSLEQKQLLEHQIRRLKGLTENNRNMAAERERLRLLIQETREQLQTVESIHRVFRKPAPTLSTKKVVSITGKIA from the coding sequence ATGAGCAAAAGCAGCCTGACCACCCATGTGGAAGCGTACCAAAAGTGGAAAAATTTATTGATAACGGAAATCGCCCGCTACCAGAACTGGCTTCAGGCCAATGGACTCTTTTCCGATGACATCAGCACCCGCTTGAAGCGCGGCTTTCAATTGCTCCGTGAAGATGAGCTCACCATTGCCTTTGTAGGAGAATATTCCCGAGGAAAAACAGAGTTAATCAACGCCCTGTTTTTCTCCGGTTTCGGCCAAAGAATGTTACCGTCACAGGCCGGGCGCACCACCATGTGCCCCACAGAGTTGTTCTATGATCGCAAACAAAATCGTAATTATATCCAGTTGTTACCGATTGAGACCCGAGCTAGTGAAGCCACGCTGGCCAACCTGAAGAAGCAACCGGAACGCTGGCATACCATCGATTTGAGCCTCGATTCTCCACAGAGTATGCGCGCCGCGCTTGATCAGGTCGCCCATACCAAAACCGTCACCGTTGCAGAAGCGAGAGCGCTTGGTTTCCATGACAGCATGCTCGACCATGACCATAAACAGCCAGGTAGAGTCATTATTCCGGCTTGGCGTCATGCACTCATCAGCCTGAAAGATCCTCTTTTGGAACAAGGACTACGAATTCTGGACACGCCGGGGCTGAATGCCCTGGGTTCTGAACCGGAACTAACGGTCAGCATGCTCCCGAGCGCGCACGCGATTCTGTTTTTACTCAGTGCCGATACCGGTGTCACCGCCAGTGACATGACAATCTGGAAAGAGTTCATTGACACCGAAAACGCCGACCACAGGGCAGGCCGATTTGCTGTGCTGAACAAAATTGACGTCTTGTGGGATGACCTGCAGGGTGATGAGTATACCGCGAAATCGATCAAAAACGTGCGTACCTATACGGCAGAACATTTGGGGATGATAGCTGACGATGTTATTCCGGTTTCTGCAAAACAAGGCCTGATCGCCAAAGTTAAAAGTGACAACGCACTGCTGGCTCGAAGTGCTCTGCCCGAACTGGAACACTTAATCAGCCAGAAAATCCTGGAACAGAAAGAACGTCTCATAACCCAAACCCTGGTAAACGACCTCCTGGGCATGCTGCAAAACAGCGAAGCTATTTTAAATTCGCGCCTGGAATTCATGGCAGAACAACATCAATCCAGCCTCGAAAAAGGTGTGAGCAAAGAAATCATTACCTCGCTGACCGAGAAAACACAAACTGACTATGACTTTTACTACAAAAAGCTGATTACACTGCGCTCCAGTCGCCGCTTAATGAAATCCCAAGGGGACATTTTGAGTGAATTGGTCTGTGCCGAACGGTTTGAGTCGCACCTGGAAAAAACCAAAGAAATGCTGCAGAGCAGCTGGACAACCATCGGTATGAACCGGGCCATGACCGGTCTGTTTGATCTCATCGAACATGACTTTGCCAACCTGATGAGTGAGGTCAGCCTCGCAGATAAAATGGTTTCTTCAATCTACAAGCGCTATACGGAAGATACCCGGGCCAAACACTTGCATCCGGTACCGTTCAACATTCGCCGGGCCATGCGCGACTTCCGACAGTTGAAAAACAAGGCAGAACAGTTCCGGCGGAACCCGAAAACCATTATGACCGAACAAACACTGGTCATAAAACGTTTCTTCAACACCCTGGTCAGCGAGCTTAGGAATATCTATGATCGGGTGAATAAAGAAGCAGTACGCTGGCCCGAAGAGGCGTTGCTGCCGATCATGCAATACTCCCTGGAACAAAAACAGTTGCTGGAACATCAAATACGACGATTAAAAGGGCTTACCGAGAACAACCGGAACATGGCCGCAGAACGGGAGCGTTTGCGTTTATTAATTCAGGAAACCCGCGAGCAACTCCAGACTGTCGAATCCATACATCGCGTGTTTCGCAAACCGGCACCAACCCTTTCAACTAAAAAAGTCGTGAGCATCACAGGGAAAATTGCCTGA
- a CDS encoding YggT family protein, with amino-acid sequence MLAQILISTLQILSAFYLTIVLLRFLLQVARADFYNPISQFVVKATNPLLIPLRRIVPSIGGVDTSSLLLALLIQTLVYFLIILASGQVTLNPIIFAWAAVTILGLILKIYFWSIIAVIILSWVAQGSYHPAVQLLHQLTEPVMAPFRKLIPPIGGLDLSPLVVFLVINVLDIVVNNLAIQVGLGRLGVMF; translated from the coding sequence ATGTTGGCTCAGATACTCATTTCAACTTTGCAGATACTTTCTGCATTTTATCTCACCATCGTCTTGCTGCGTTTTCTATTGCAAGTCGCTCGTGCGGACTTTTACAACCCAATTTCGCAGTTCGTGGTAAAAGCGACCAATCCGCTTTTAATCCCGCTACGCAGAATCGTACCCAGCATTGGCGGTGTTGATACCTCTTCCCTACTGCTTGCACTGTTGATCCAGACGCTGGTCTATTTCCTGATTATTCTCGCTTCGGGACAAGTAACGCTGAATCCGATCATCTTTGCCTGGGCCGCCGTGACAATCCTCGGACTGATACTGAAAATATACTTCTGGTCAATTATCGCTGTGATTATTCTGAGCTGGGTGGCCCAAGGCAGCTATCATCCTGCGGTCCAGCTACTGCATCAGCTGACTGAACCTGTCATGGCGCCTTTCCGTAAGCTGATTCCACCCATTGGTGGTTTGGATCTTTCGCCATTGGTCGTTTTCCTGGTGATCAATGTCCTCGATATCGTGGTAAACAACTTGGCCATTCAGGTTGGTTTAGGCCGACTTGGCGTCATGTTCTAA
- the proC gene encoding pyrroline-5-carboxylate reductase — protein MQAQPKIVFIGAGNMASSIIGGLIANGYAPETLCASAPEPKHLEHLSSQYGIGIEADNGKAAESADILVLAVKPQIIKPVCTEIASAIKKDTLVISIAAGVATSQISEWLGGTFPIVRCMPNTPALVQQGASGLYANAQVSEIQLTMAETIFAAVGEVDWVEDESDMHAITAISGSGPAYFFLILEALQEAGTNAGLSASTARRLATQTMLGAAQMAQHSELELAQLKKNVMSPGGTTEQAINTFESGNLKDLINEAVQAAKTRSIELSSLFDS, from the coding sequence TTGCAGGCACAACCTAAAATCGTATTCATCGGTGCCGGAAACATGGCATCCAGTATCATTGGTGGACTTATCGCGAACGGTTATGCACCTGAAACCCTGTGCGCCAGCGCGCCAGAACCCAAGCATCTTGAACACCTCTCGAGCCAGTACGGCATTGGTATCGAAGCCGATAACGGCAAAGCGGCAGAATCCGCAGATATTCTGGTACTGGCAGTCAAACCGCAAATCATCAAACCTGTATGCACCGAAATCGCAAGTGCAATTAAAAAGGATACTTTGGTGATCTCCATTGCTGCGGGTGTCGCAACGTCTCAAATCAGTGAATGGCTGGGCGGCACATTCCCGATTGTCCGCTGTATGCCGAACACGCCGGCACTCGTGCAGCAGGGTGCTTCCGGACTTTATGCCAACGCCCAGGTATCTGAAATACAGCTCACCATGGCAGAAACAATATTCGCCGCGGTGGGAGAAGTCGATTGGGTCGAAGATGAATCCGATATGCATGCGATTACCGCCATATCCGGCAGTGGCCCTGCCTACTTCTTCCTGATTCTGGAAGCACTGCAAGAAGCGGGAACCAACGCAGGCCTGAGCGCGAGCACCGCGCGCCGACTCGCAACCCAGACCATGCTGGGTGCAGCGCAAATGGCACAGCACAGCGAGCTGGAACTAGCTCAGCTGAAAAAGAATGTGATGTCCCCCGGAGGTACTACAGAACAAGCGATTAACACATTTGAAAGCGGGAACTTGAAAGATCTGATAAACGAAGCGGTGCAGGCTGCCAAGACTCGATCCATTGAGCTATCCAGCCTTTTTGACTCATAA
- a CDS encoding YggS family pyridoxal phosphate-dependent enzyme gives MISIADNLNNVRQRIKKAQTSSPVRLLAVSKTRTADEVDTLHQLGVDEFGENYLQEALEKIAALNAQHEQSIIWHFIGPIQSNKTRQIAEQFDWVQSVDREKIVTRLNEQRPDNLPPLNVCIQININDEQSKSGIAPEQLTELARQVSASPRLQLRGLMTIPAATQSDAELNASLNTMHNLFRNLQTQYPSVDTLSMGMSSDIEAAIQSGSTMVRVGTALFGPRTS, from the coding sequence ATGATCAGCATAGCAGACAACCTGAATAACGTAAGGCAACGCATTAAAAAAGCGCAGACCAGCTCGCCGGTGCGTTTGTTGGCCGTATCGAAAACACGGACTGCAGATGAAGTGGACACCTTGCATCAACTGGGGGTTGACGAATTCGGAGAAAATTATCTCCAGGAAGCACTGGAAAAAATTGCCGCGCTCAATGCGCAGCATGAGCAGAGTATCATCTGGCATTTCATTGGGCCTATACAATCAAATAAAACCCGCCAGATTGCTGAACAATTTGACTGGGTGCAAAGTGTAGACCGGGAAAAGATTGTGACTCGACTCAATGAACAGCGCCCCGACAACCTGCCGCCATTGAATGTTTGCATCCAGATCAACATCAATGACGAGCAAAGCAAATCCGGTATTGCCCCGGAACAACTGACGGAACTGGCCAGACAAGTAAGTGCCAGTCCGAGACTCCAGCTCCGGGGCCTGATGACCATTCCTGCAGCCACCCAATCAGATGCGGAATTGAACGCCAGTTTGAATACAATGCATAACTTATTCAGAAATCTGCAAACCCAGTACCCAAGTGTCGACACCTTGTCAATGGGCATGTCTTCAGATATCGAAGCCGCGATCCAGTCGGGCTCGACCATGGTGCGTGTGGGGACTGCATTATTTGGCCCACGGACATCATGA
- a CDS encoding type IV pilus twitching motility protein PilT has protein sequence MDITELLAFSAKQGASDLHLSSGLPPMIRVDGDVRRINLPAMEHKEVHALIYDIMNDKQRKDYEEFLETDFSFEVPGVARFRVNAFNQNRGSGAVFRTIPSKVLTMEDLGMGQVFKDVALNPRGLVLVTGPTGSGKSTTLAAMIDFINDTRYDHILTIEDPIEFVHESKKCLVNQREVHRDTLGFNEALRSALREDPDIILVGEMRDLETIRLALTAAETGHLVFGTLHTTSAAKTIDRVVDVFPAEEKSMVRSMLSESLQAVVSQTLMKKVGGGRVAAHEIMIGTPAIRNLIREDKIAQMYSSIQTGAQLGMQTLDQCLTGLLKKGIITREAAREKAKMPENF, from the coding sequence ATGGATATTACGGAACTGTTGGCCTTTTCAGCAAAGCAAGGTGCGTCGGATTTACACTTGTCGTCCGGTTTACCCCCAATGATCCGGGTTGACGGTGATGTGCGTCGAATCAATCTTCCGGCAATGGAACACAAGGAAGTCCATGCACTGATCTACGATATCATGAACGATAAGCAACGGAAGGATTATGAAGAGTTTCTGGAAACCGACTTTTCTTTCGAAGTGCCTGGAGTGGCCCGTTTCCGGGTCAATGCGTTTAACCAGAATCGTGGTTCTGGTGCGGTTTTTCGTACTATTCCCTCGAAAGTATTGACTATGGAAGACCTGGGCATGGGGCAGGTTTTCAAAGATGTAGCCCTGAATCCCAGGGGGCTTGTACTGGTTACCGGGCCCACAGGTTCCGGTAAGAGTACGACATTGGCAGCGATGATCGACTTTATCAATGATACTCGTTACGATCACATTTTGACCATTGAAGACCCGATCGAATTTGTGCACGAGAGTAAGAAGTGTCTGGTTAACCAGCGTGAAGTGCACCGTGACACTCTGGGATTTAACGAAGCACTTCGTTCTGCGCTCCGGGAAGACCCTGACATCATACTGGTTGGTGAGATGCGTGACCTTGAGACCATTCGGCTGGCTCTGACTGCCGCAGAAACCGGGCACTTGGTGTTCGGTACTTTGCACACCACCTCGGCCGCGAAAACCATCGACCGGGTGGTTGATGTATTCCCCGCAGAAGAGAAGTCCATGGTGCGTTCCATGCTTTCGGAATCTCTGCAGGCGGTTGTGTCTCAAACGTTGATGAAGAAGGTTGGTGGGGGACGTGTCGCGGCACACGAAATCATGATCGGTACGCCGGCGATTCGTAACCTGATTCGCGAAGACAAAATTGCGCAAATGTATTCTTCAATCCAGACCGGGGCTCAGTTGGGGATGCAGACTCTGGATCAGTGTCTCACCGGACTGCTGAAAAAGGGGATCATCACCCGCGAAGCGGCGCGCGAAAAAGCGAAAATGCCGGAGAACTTTTAA
- a CDS encoding PilT/PilU family type 4a pilus ATPase, which translates to MDFEKLLRLMVEKGGSDLFITAGVPPSIKINGKIVPVTKTSMTPEQTRETVLGTMSESQREEFQVKHECNFAISARGIGRFRVSAFYQRNLAGMVLRRIETNIPKIEDLRLPEVIRSLAMTKRGMIIFVGATGTGKSTSLASMIGHRNRNSKGHIISIEDPIEYIHQHQGCIVTQREVGLDTDSFEVALKNTLRQAPDVIMIGEVRTRETMDYAVVFSETGHLCLCTLHANNANQALDRIINFFPPEQHNQVWMDLSLNLKAIVAQQLIPTPDGKGRRAVIEVLLNTPLCADLIRKGEVHKLKELMSKSRDIGMQTFDQALYDLYAAGEITYEDALAHADSANDLRLLIKLGSDSASAEQLGSSIDKLMISDDNEGTSFR; encoded by the coding sequence ATGGATTTCGAAAAATTGCTGCGGTTGATGGTTGAGAAAGGGGGTTCGGACCTTTTTATCACCGCGGGCGTTCCACCCAGTATCAAAATCAATGGAAAGATTGTTCCGGTAACCAAAACCTCCATGACGCCGGAACAGACGCGGGAAACTGTGTTGGGGACGATGAGCGAAAGCCAGCGCGAAGAATTTCAGGTTAAGCATGAGTGCAACTTTGCGATTTCCGCGCGCGGCATTGGTCGTTTCCGGGTCAGTGCATTTTACCAACGAAATCTGGCCGGAATGGTTTTACGGCGGATTGAGACGAATATACCCAAAATAGAGGACTTGCGGTTACCGGAAGTCATACGCTCACTGGCGATGACCAAGCGCGGTATGATTATTTTTGTGGGTGCAACCGGTACCGGTAAATCAACCTCGTTGGCATCCATGATTGGTCATCGTAATCGCAACAGCAAAGGGCATATCATTTCGATCGAAGATCCAATAGAGTACATTCACCAGCATCAGGGTTGTATTGTAACCCAGCGGGAAGTGGGCCTGGATACTGACAGTTTCGAGGTTGCCCTGAAAAACACGTTGCGTCAGGCTCCGGATGTAATCATGATCGGGGAGGTCCGGACCCGGGAAACCATGGATTATGCCGTGGTATTTTCCGAGACGGGGCACCTGTGTCTTTGTACTTTGCACGCCAACAATGCGAACCAGGCACTGGACCGGATTATTAACTTCTTTCCCCCCGAGCAGCACAATCAGGTGTGGATGGATCTATCGTTAAACCTTAAGGCAATCGTGGCTCAGCAATTGATTCCAACCCCTGATGGCAAAGGGCGTCGTGCGGTAATCGAGGTATTGCTCAATACACCCCTCTGTGCAGACCTTATTCGTAAGGGCGAGGTGCACAAACTTAAAGAGTTGATGAGCAAATCCCGTGATATCGGGATGCAAACGTTTGATCAGGCACTCTACGACTTGTACGCGGCGGGTGAAATCACTTACGAGGATGCCCTGGCCCATGCCGATTCGGCGAACGATTTGCGCCTGTTAATCAAACTGGGATCCGATTCGGCGAGTGCGGAGCAACTGGGATCCTCGATTGACAAGCTTATGATAAGTGATGACAATGAGGGCACGTCATTCCGTTAA
- a CDS encoding FecCD family ABC transporter permease has translation MITLKRTFFLHINISSWFVILVLLAGASFVFALSSGAMQVSLWQWWLGYGDTINQEVLLQLRLPRAIASFSTGALLGMAGALMQVLLRNPLADPYVVGLSGGAAVASVVAIISGASAWIISSSAFFGALVSMFLVFFLAGRGQGSPLRILLTGIVVAAGWGALISVLLVSEPHQSMAAVRFWLMGDLSAPSSPYWSLVVIVIALLFSWVWAPSLDMLSGGDAQATASGVNVRRLRIVSYLAVSFMTGCAVTLGGSIGFVGLMVPHGLRLSGINGYRALLPASALAGGALLTFADTLARTALPEPLPVGMVTAVLGVPLFLYLLSRYQIAST, from the coding sequence ATGATCACCTTAAAACGCACCTTTTTTCTCCATATCAATATTTCAAGCTGGTTCGTAATACTGGTTTTATTGGCGGGTGCGAGCTTTGTTTTTGCGCTCTCCAGTGGTGCCATGCAGGTCAGTCTTTGGCAATGGTGGCTGGGGTATGGTGATACGATCAATCAGGAGGTTTTGCTGCAGCTCAGGCTTCCCCGCGCGATTGCATCGTTTTCAACCGGAGCTCTCTTGGGAATGGCTGGCGCGCTTATGCAGGTATTATTGCGAAACCCGCTGGCGGACCCCTATGTGGTCGGGCTTTCCGGTGGTGCTGCAGTGGCATCTGTCGTCGCCATCATTTCCGGGGCCTCGGCGTGGATAATTAGCTCCAGTGCGTTCTTTGGGGCATTGGTTTCCATGTTTCTGGTTTTTTTCCTTGCAGGGCGGGGGCAGGGATCACCGCTCCGTATACTATTGACCGGTATTGTTGTTGCTGCCGGGTGGGGGGCGTTGATCAGTGTTTTATTGGTATCCGAGCCTCATCAGTCAATGGCTGCGGTGCGTTTTTGGCTCATGGGCGACCTGAGTGCGCCTTCCTCTCCTTATTGGTCTTTGGTCGTGATCGTTATTGCGCTGTTGTTCTCATGGGTATGGGCTCCGTCGTTGGATATGTTGTCAGGGGGGGATGCTCAGGCGACTGCATCGGGTGTCAATGTTCGTAGACTGCGAATTGTGAGTTACCTGGCGGTATCGTTTATGACGGGGTGTGCGGTGACCTTGGGCGGGTCTATCGGTTTTGTTGGCCTGATGGTACCGCACGGGCTCAGATTGTCTGGCATTAATGGCTACCGGGCACTGCTACCCGCCTCGGCGTTGGCGGGAGGAGCCTTGCTGACTTTTGCCGACACCCTGGCACGAACGGCGTTGCCGGAGCCGTTGCCTGTCGGAATGGTCACCGCCGTTTTAGGTGTGCCGCTGTTTCTGTACTTATTGAGTCGGTACCAAATAGCTTCAACTTAA